DNA sequence from the Sulfurimonas sp. HSL3-1 genome:
GGGACTTCGAAAAGGCGTATGACGCCGTCCACGAGATCGACGGTCAGCGCCGCTATGCCTGGGTTTTTCCCGAAGAGGTTGAGGGCAAATACCGTGAGGAGGAAGCCTGGTACGAACTGCACTTTACGCTCCCCAAAGGCTCCTACGCGACCGTACTGATCGAAGAGATCGCCAAACGCAAAATTGACAACGACGAGGAAGCATGACACGCCATATCACCAACACCATTTCGCAGCAGTTCGGACGGTTCGCGTCCAAAGAGTTTCCCCGCTGGTTCCAAAAAATCGTCAACCAGGGGTACGTCAGCATCATGGGACTGGACATGAGCGAGTTCTACGCACCCTCCACCTATCGTTCCCTCAACGCGCTCTTCACCCGCACTCTCAAGGCCTCGCGCCATTTCTCTAATGACGCAGACGACCTTATCTCACCGTGCGACAGCCTGATCACCGAATGCGGGGACCTCGATGCGACGCGGGCGCTGCAGATCAAGGGGATGTCCTACTGCGTCCGGGAGCTGCTAGGGAGCGAGATCGACGATGCGAACAAGGACCGCATCGAGCACGGACAGTTCATGAACTTCTACCTCTCGCCCCGCGACTACCACCGCTATCACGTGCCGACGAATATGAAGGTGCTTAAGGCGGTGCATATCCCCGGCAAGCTCTACCCTGTCAATATGCCTTCGCTCAACAAGCGTGCCGACCTCTTTATCGAAAACGAGCGGGTCGTCCTGGAGTGCGAGAACCAGCAGGGGCGGCTCTTTTACCTTGTCCTTGTGGGTGCGCTCAACGTCGGGAAGATGCAGGTCAGTTTCGAGCCGCGCATCCAGACGAATGCGGACGCCCAGCAGCCGACCGCGTACGCCTTTGATGATCTCTATCTGAAAAAAGGGGACGATTTCGGCTGCTTCGAGATGGGATCGACCATTGTCATGATCACCGAAAAAGCGGGGATGGCGTTAAGCGTGGAAGCTGGCCGGAAGGTCCGCTTCGGCGATACGATTGCGAAACTCTCCTAAAACGGCTGCCGGCGCTTCAGTTTAACGTGATGAGCGGTGATTCCGTTGAGAACTCGAACCCCTTCTCCATAAAGAGGCGGACACAGGCTTCGACCGCCTCGGGGTCGAAGGCGCTTCCCTTACCCTCCTGAATTTCCCGCATCGCCGTCTCAATACCCCGTGCCGAACGGTAAGGCCGGTGAGACGAGATGGCGTCGACCGTATCAGCGATGGCGATGATCTTCGCTTCAAGCAAGATGGCATCGCCTTTCAGCCCCTGGGGATAGCCGCTGCCGTCAAGACGCTCGTGATGCTGCAAAATGATCTGCGCGATCGGCCAGGGGAAGTTGACGTCTTTGACGATGTCGTATCCGGCTTCCGGGTGGGTCTGGATCAACTGGTACTCGATATTGCTCAGTCTGCCGGGTTTCGAGAGGATCTCTGCGGGGATATGGATCTTGCCGAGATCGTGTATGATTCCGGCGAAACCGATTCCGCGGATCCGCT
Encoded proteins:
- a CDS encoding phosphatidylserine decarboxylase, with the translated sequence MTRHITNTISQQFGRFASKEFPRWFQKIVNQGYVSIMGLDMSEFYAPSTYRSLNALFTRTLKASRHFSNDADDLISPCDSLITECGDLDATRALQIKGMSYCVRELLGSEIDDANKDRIEHGQFMNFYLSPRDYHRYHVPTNMKVLKAVHIPGKLYPVNMPSLNKRADLFIENERVVLECENQQGRLFYLVLVGALNVGKMQVSFEPRIQTNADAQQPTAYAFDDLYLKKGDDFGCFEMGSTIVMITEKAGMALSVEAGRKVRFGDTIAKLS